In the Paramisgurnus dabryanus chromosome 18, PD_genome_1.1, whole genome shotgun sequence genome, cagtatgttcaTCTTTATGGAGAGGTGTGGATGACCAAAACCAAATCTATCACAAAACCAATACTTAGAAAAACATAGCTGAAAGAAAGCTTTTTTTCTAAAGGAAAAGTAGCCAAAATAGTCAGGATCCTCATAATAATGTCCACTAATAATGCAATgcgcaaaacaaaaaaagatcaTATATGTTGTTACTTGGTTTTAATAAGTAGTTATTGACACAAgttataatatattacagtatttaTGTCGCTTGAAAAATGTGTGGACATTAACTCAAACGCAAATTTATATTGTACTCAAAACCCAGACAGTGTCTCCACACTGGGGCAGTCCCCTTTATAAAGGGACCATTTTTACTGACTTTGTACAAAGGAAAATTACCTATATCCGTGTGATCTGTCTTTTCTGAAGGATCTCACTCTCTTACTCTAACACTGGGTGTATCTCGCCCCTATCAGGCTCATCTGTCCGTGTGTGAGTTTAACGTGGTGCCGTGTCCGAACCGCTGCCCGATGAAGCTGCTGAGGCGAGAGCTGCCCGATCACCTGCAGCACGACTGCGTTAAGAGAAAACTGCACTGCGATCACTGCGGTGACCAATTCACCGGTGATGCATATGAGGTCAGACAATCCTGTTTCTTAAATTTCATTTAGTTCATGTTTCTTCTGCTGTTGTGAGTGTTTTGGATGCTTTTAAAATATGCTTTATAGATGCTCAACcctaatttttattattctgGGGTCACTAAGTGGTCAAAATAATTCAAAAACACTTGTGCATTGGTCATCATTATCCATTGATGGGATTGGGCGAGTGTCCTGAGGCACCAACCAATATAGGGGTCCAGACTGCAACCAAGTTTTTGAGACAGCGCATGTGCAAATGTGGAATTTCTTCTAGttgttttttcatgttaaaagaCGAGTAGATCGCAAGCCCATAAGTGTGCAGTGGTGGATTTAGGAAATGCATGGGCAAGATGGGCAGCTGCCAAGGGTGGCATATTGCAGGGAGGGCTATATGGGGCAACAAATTACCTGCAACAAATCAATTACAacctaactatagtgattgaaaaataactGTAGCTGCCAACATAttgaatctctatggctaatttaaaagacatctaTATTTTGCTGATATGTTGTAGGCTACATTGCATTAAAATATAGGGGGGCACTTCAAATGTCTTCACCTTAGGGCATTAGTGTCTTAATCCGGGCCTGACAAGTACGACTAgttaccattaaaacacaaattCATAGTTTTTAAAGTACAAGCGTACAAAAATGTTCGCCCTCTGGAGGTGATCAATGAGCATAACACACATTACTGTACATTCaatttgatgtttttataaGCTCCATTATATCTGGCTTTTTGTCTGCTGTTCATTTATCCTTCACCTTTCTCTTTTGATCTTAAGTGCAATGAACCTGTATGAAATATTTTTCTATCAAATGCCTACTACCATTTTTTGGATCTCTATTGTAAAGCGACCTTGGGTTTGTAAAAAAGGCACTATATAAACtgaacttatttttattattaaaatcattattattGGTTTTTATCTATATATTTATGGATATTTTATAACACCTATCTGTCCTCAAACAGAATCACCAGGATGATTGTCCGGAGGAAAGCATCTATTGTGAAAATAAATGTGGTGCTCGTATGGTGCGCAGACTGTTGACCCAACACTGTGCGTCTGAGTGCCCGAAACGCAAGCTGCCCTGCAGATACTGCAGAAAGGAGTTTCTCTATGACACCATTCAGGTTAGACGagacaattttttttcagtgtttccttggattgaacccacaacctGCCGTTGCAAGCACCATACTGTACTATCAGTCgagctacagaaacacaaataattttttgacaGCTTTTGTGGAACTGTTAAAGAATTGTAAACATGGGGGTTTGGGTtggtttaaaggtgcattgtgtaacttttagaaggatatctaacaaaaatgtaatataatatacatcactatattatcagttgtgtataaagaccttacattaaagggatagttcggccaaaaacgatattaaacccatgatttactcacccccaagctgtccgagttgcatatgtccatcattgtttagacaaacacattttcggatattttagaaaatgttttagatctttcagttgattaaatgtaatgttacggggtccagccatAGACCTTCAAGTctaaaaaaagtgcgtccatccttcacaaattaaatccaaacggctccaggatgataaacaaaggtcttctgagtgtaatccgcgcggtgttgttgtagaaatatccatatttaaaactttattaacgaaaataaataccttccggtagcaccgccatcttagtcgcatccgcattcaggatgagagcttacgcagcctacggaggctactctgctgctgctctgtgcccccgccctccgaatttgtcatacgtcactaagaaaagtgcgtacactatgctaatactctctcctgaatacagaggagtctaagatggcggcgctaccagaaggtatttattttcattaataaagttttaaatatggatatttctacaacaacaccgcgcggattaccctcagaagacctttgtttatcatcctggagccgtttggatttaatttgtgaaggatggatgcactttttttagACTTGAAGGTCTatggctggaccccgtaacattacatttaatcaactgaaagatctaaaacattttataaaatatccaaaaatgtgtttgtatgaacaatgatggacatatgcaactcggacagcttgggggtgagtaaatcatgggtttaatatcgtttttggccgaactatccttttaagaactgtattgtttttattaccttagaaagacctgtttttatctacatacatacACCATGgttccccttacatagaagtcgccgtgatgtttctacagtagccgtAAGCTGACAAATTGCTCTACAGAGTGTGTTTtatcactacgttgtctcagacaatgacatgtttgtcctgtggcggctactgtaCAATCTTGCAATTTGCGATCTCACACGTACATAgaactaaaatctacacactgcacctttaatataatTCACAGAATCATCAGCAACAGTGTCCACGGTTCCCAGCGCAGTGCCCGAACAGGTGCGGCACACCCGGACTCACCCGAGAGAACATCACCACTCATATAAAGGAAGGCTGCAACACTGTTATGGTCCTCTGTCCATTTAAAGAGGCTGGCTGCAAACACAGGGTATGATGATCTTCACTGAGTCATGTTTAATCCATACTGTGGTAAATACTATGAAATATCTTTAATCTGTCAGATGTATGGTAGCCCTAACAAGTATTTACAAAtggcattcacaccagacgcgaatgAATCAAATGAATCACATTATTCACGTTTAGTTGGACACTTGACTTCGCTTTATTCACGTGTAAAATGTGTGACGTTTGCGCATAAAATTCGAGTCATTTGCACGTGAAATACAGATGTGAATACGCTCATGTTGACGGCTTTGGCTAGCTCTTAGTTTCAATATGTATATATAGCTCAAAATGAGTAAAAGAGCGTTTTTTAGAACTCACCAGATTGTCCGAACTCCTGGCTCACTTTTTTCCAAGCAAGATACTTTTTCTCCTGCTTCTataaaagtacgaagatgtgTCGTACAGCGTCCGGTGTCCACATACTGTGAAGATgattttgtcctccattgttgttttgtatttttgccTAAGTTCACTATGTCAtcatcacgtcactactagagcaagcttctGATTGGTTAGCACAGAGCGAATATCCGCCAATgtccattttttttaacttaagcGATTTGTGCGAGTctattgcgtctttgcattgccGTAACATGTAAATCAATTGCGTATAACGCTTTATTCATGCCTGGTGTGAACGCATCATTACACTGCATGAATGTCATTGAATTCGATTTtacactttctttctttcttgcgTTGTTATCTGTATTGTATATGTTTTGGATTAAGtatataatatatgtatattacaGTAGAACATATTATAAAAACTATacccttgatatctttaatattgactgagaaaGGTCATCAAATTAATGTGAAATCAGTGATTGAAATCTAGTGTTGTCTCTGTTGTACTCGCAGTGCTTAAAAAATGCAGTGGGGCGGCACCTTGAGGAGGCCACAAACGCCCATCTTTCTCTCCTGTGTGGTCTGGTGAACCGTCAGAGACTGGAGCTCAGGGAACTCCGGCGTGGAGTGGAGGAACTCTCCGGAAACCGTAATGGAACCCTGCTCTGGAAGATCACAGATTACGCGCTACGACTGCAGGAGGCCAAGAGCAGGACCGATGGGAGTCTGGAGTTGTTTAGCCCCGCCTTCTATTCCCATAACTACGGTTACCGTCTGCAACTGTCCGCCTTTCTCAATGGGAACGGCAGCGGGGAGGGCACACACCTGTCCATCTACATTCGAGTTTTACCAGGAGAGTATGACGGCCTGCTAGAGTGGCCCTTCCCGTACCGCGTCACCTTCTCGCTCCTGGATCAGAGCGACCCGGCGCTCAGCAAACCTCAGCACATCACAGAGTCCTTCAGCCCGGATCCTAACTGGAAAAACTTTCAGAGGCCTCGACCCGGAGCTATGGGAAGTGTTCGTGCGGGCTGTCTGGATGACAGCATGCTGGGGTTCGGCTATCCTAAATTTATCTCCCATGAGGAGATGAGGAAAAGGAACTATATCAGAGATAACGCTGTATTCATTAAAGCCTTCATAGATGTGGTGCAGAAGATAATGAACTGAGGGGTTTGAAAAGGTAAAGGCGAATCTTCAATGGCTTTTTACGTTTTGATTGAAAAATGGGGATGAAAATGACTGCataattttaatgtttaatatgaTCAGGCCTCTGCCACAGATGAAGGATAATTAATCACTGCTAATATGTCACAAAATTTGTGTATTTGCATTGTAATTGACACGTACAGTATCTTCTTtgtaacatttttgtttttaaaaaagtaaacaatgaAACTTTTAAAAAAGGCTGCTGTGCTTTTGTTATGCATGCATTTTAATGCTGGAAATCTATGCAAATATTCGTATCTGTGCTTTTGACCCACTAAAGGATGTGTGACAAACCGTGAATCACAATTCCAAAAAAGCTcagatgggagtggtaatatctgtgggttatttactaaaaaggcgcaaaataaataacacaggcgcaaaagaaaaaaaatttactaagagcagcgcaaattagttcagggtcacaaataacaGAGCTGATGCTCCTCAGGTGCGGGTGATCTAATAACGCCTGAtgcgcttgagttcagcaccacggacatcgGATGGCTGAAAATTTGGGGTGTGAAATCTCAGCTAACTGTTATGTGTCCTCTGCCTTGTACCACGCTCTCTATGATCTCTGTGATGCCTCTTCTATCagcaacaattgcagccatttcaagcgcaaaattatttaaagagcacctatttcattgctaaaaaacaacattgttttgtgtatttggtataatacaatgtgtttgagtggtttataatgaaataaaacattactttccaaataccgtacatttttgtagctccagatatcctgccTTCCCTAAATGCTCTGATTttttacaaaactcatcgatctgaaaagcgctgtgtctcTGATTGGCTAATCTATGGAAGGCCGAATTATCTTATTGgcttgaatacctctgacgtcagctggaaatgtgacgcttttTACCGTGTTTAAAAGATTTGTGCACAATGCAATGgtgacaggagttaatttacagacTGAGTCGATAGACTGTTGTGTTCAACAGGCCGAGGAAGTAAACAGTTGCCtaaaatctgtgtgtttgttgtagtccatgaaaaaaagatttatgttgAAAACtataactcgcatcatcgtttactttggattttgtacctttagcatatcgttaacatgtactaatacacacttacacaccaaaggacaTGTAAAATCCTGAATTGAATAATTTGCTATTTAAGACATTAAATAATggcatcaaaaccgtttatgataaaagagtatctggcaaacgcgagcgtctcttttatcataaaccctttagacgcgtctgcagcatgcacttattttggcatgacacatgatgcacacacgatctctcaaagcgcggaacacatattttgaaattatgaacCACACACGACGGGATACATACATGTTGtaacgaacttcgcatcgagcatcctcgaaaaaagaagtcagcGGGCGCCACTGGTTACAACCCATGCTCATCATGTAATGCTAAAAATTGTGTGTGGTCTTATGTACtcataaaaacacaacaaaacaataaCTGCACAAAAATTCAGAACCAAATTTAATACAATTTTCACTTTACATGCTCATAAATATTCATCCTTCATCTTTAGCATGATCTTCCACCCTTAAACggcaaagaaagacatcaggaAACGTCTCCTTGTCGAATATCACCAGTCCATCTTTACCCTCAGGGTTTTCCTCACATTGGACAGAAATCTGAAAGACATCATTCATAAACAAAGATTAAACTGTCTATTATCATAAAACCATTCTGTCTCTCGCTTTATCCATTAAAATATACCTGAGGTTGACGTGCAACAGGCCTTAAATCGTTAACCTCAACGTCGTCTCTCAATGGGAAATAATTCTCGCTAAGATTTGATTCTTCATCACATTTGCAACAGGTTGTCCCCTTATTTGATAACAAAACAATACTTCAATATTTGATAGTGTTACAGTACTCATGTATTTGTTACTTTAGgtacaaacaaaaacatacaGTAGAACACGTGACGATATTACGACTCAAAACATTATCATTCAATGTTAGTTCTGCCTTACCATTGTAGAAGTTGTTTAACGACAAATTATGCAAActttagattaaaaaaaagtttttttgtgtatcGCGCATACAGTCAATAACAATCATCAAATGTCAATGACACAACATGACAGAATACTTCCGGGACACTGCACTATGGAAGCTTGTTGAGTCCATGAGCTCAAATAGCGGTTATCAAAAACCTGAACGGACAATATCATGTGCCTTAGACAACTTTTAGACTCAATGTGTTGGGTTTATTCTAGCTTTAGTCTGAGAGTATTACCCAGATCACACttgataaaattataaattaccATGAAGACACACATATAGCACTCAAGAGTATGGATTCATTACGAACAATGATTGTTTTCTGGTTATTTCTCGGCTTTGAGAAAAGAAACCAAGCGTTAAAAGGATTTACAGAAACTTTTACACAAGAAAATTACAATGATATAAACATCAAAGATATGCGTTGTAGTGTGAACACAAGTATTTTCTCTACAAGTAGCGTAATTTAGTCATTCAGTGTCATtcactattaaaaataaaagtattatgAAATATTATTCACAATGATGCCCAAGAAgcatgtatttaaaagttcTTTAAAGAATAATttcttattttatattttgttgaaTCTTTTCCACTTTAAAGTACCTGTTGTACTACAGAAAGCTTTTTCTGATGTtaacgattttttttttttaatttagaaaccttaataaactttataaaagtGTTGGACTAATGTAAGATAGTATTAAGTCAGTCATGTTCAGTCTTTTGTACTGTAATTAGAGTTTAATTCTCTCTAAGCAGATGGGACACtgtcgaactataaataaacactgtaacaattttttttatcatcacTAGTATTGAGATgttgtaacttataaaatataatttaatatacataaatataaattaaaataacttgagccacactctaaaaaatgctgagttattttcaacccagcattgggtcaaaaagggacgagcaAATCAGCTGGGTTACAGTTAACAAAAAAATTGACTCAACAATTTGTTagaataacccagcattttgggttgaagcAACCCAGCATGGGctaaattacaacccagcggAGTGGGCTCGTCCCTTTTGACCCAATGCCGGATTGAAAATAACTCTTTTAGAGtgtaattcaactttatttttctaTGTCACACCAACTCATGAAAAGTCAAGATAAAAAATTtcatttgaaatgatttgtaaatcccagttgattatacttaaaaatgtaagtgaaatttaagtttttgttttttaatatcaCCACAAATGTTGTTTTCTTTAAACATGTCATTTTCATCACTttagtttttattgttttt is a window encoding:
- the traf4b gene encoding TNF receptor-associated factor 4b — translated: MPGLDFKFLERPRRRLYCPLCNKPMRDPVQVSTCGHRFCDTCLQEYLSEGVFKCPEDQLPLDYAKIFPDLELEQQILALPIRCIHSEEGCRWAAQNKLLQAHLSVCEFNVVPCPNRCPMKLLRRELPDHLQHDCVKRKLHCDHCGDQFTGDAYENHQDDCPEESIYCENKCGARMVRRLLTQHCASECPKRKLPCRYCRKEFLYDTIQNHQQQCPRFPAQCPNRCGTPGLTRENITTHIKEGCNTVMVLCPFKEAGCKHRCLKNAVGRHLEEATNAHLSLLCGLVNRQRLELRELRRGVEELSGNRNGTLLWKITDYALRLQEAKSRTDGSLELFSPAFYSHNYGYRLQLSAFLNGNGSGEGTHLSIYIRVLPGEYDGLLEWPFPYRVTFSLLDQSDPALSKPQHITESFSPDPNWKNFQRPRPGAMGSVRAGCLDDSMLGFGYPKFISHEEMRKRNYIRDNAVFIKAFIDVVQKIMN